A single window of Syngnathus acus chromosome 23, fSynAcu1.2, whole genome shotgun sequence DNA harbors:
- the LOC119117111 gene encoding decorin — protein MKTKKMEHFPYFMDNYCPPDCACYGGVVQCSDKLVDKIPYGIPYSSRYVLLMNNHINSIQLDLLRGYTSMEFLVLSNNHLTDGSVEGAFEGIPALKRLYLDQNLLASIPTDLPASLEELRLDNNRVRVMSESCWTRCPGLLVLSLSNNSLGNESGSLPDAVFSPLHYLRTLNLDHNQLTTVPHGLPLSIKELYLRGNLIEHFSSKAFNGKSQLVILDLSANRLSNKGLPTDALVKATHLESLNLEGNRLKKVPRHLPSSIKTLNLEGNVISAIRRVAFNSLKNLEHLGLARNKISKVVPGAFLSLPALHQLDLCHNVLRQVPRQLPRGLHLVVLTHNKIHSVPRDAFCWGQASSGLSELVQVQLENNLMDMGKLDSKAFRCLRGFQVVHFY, from the exons ATGAAGACTAAAAAGATGGAGCATTTTCCTTACTTCATGGATAACTACTGTCCTCCTGATTGTGCCTGCTATGGAGG GGTGGTCCAGTGTTCAGACAAATTGGTGGACAAGATCCCGTACGGCATCCCCTACAGCTCCCGTTACGTCCTCCTGATGAACAACCACATCAACAGCATTCAACTGGATCTCCTCCGGGGATACACCTCCATGGAGTTCCTGGTCCTGAGTAACAATCACCTTACAGATGGCTCCGTGGAAGGGGCGTTTGAGGGCATCCCAGCGTTGAAGCGTCTATACCTGGATCAGAACCTGCTGGCGAGCATACCGACGGACCTTCCGGCTTCCCTCGAGGAGCTTCGACTGGACAACAACCGTGTGAGGGTGATGTCGGAGTCATGTTGGACTCGTTGTCCTGGCCTTTTGGTGTTAAGCCTCAGCAACAACAGTCTGGGGAACGAATCGGGATCTCTTCCGGATGCTGTGTTTTCTCCTCTGCACTACTTGAGGACTTTGAACTTAGACCACAACCAACTGACGACCGTTCCCCATGGGTTGCCTCTGTCCATCAAGGAGCTGTACCTCAGAGGGAATCTCATCGAACATTTCAGCAGCAAAGCATTTAACGGGAAATCCCAGCTGGTGATTTTGGACCTGAGTGCCAACCGACTGAGCAACAAGGGCCTACCCACAGATGCTCTGGTCAAAgccacccacctggagagccTCAACCTGGAGGGCAATCGACTCAAAAAAGTACCCCGGCACCTTCCCTCGTCGATCAAAACTTTAAACCTTGAGGGCAACGTCATCTCCGCGATTAGAAGAGTTGCTTTCAACTCCTTGAAAAACCTAGAACACCTAGGACTAGCCCGGAATAAGATCTCTAAAGTAGTCCCGGGTGCATTCTTGAGTTTGCCCGCCCTGCACCAGTTGGACCTTTGCCACAACGTCTTGCGCCAGGTACCCAGACAACTACCACGTGGCCTCCACTTGGTGGTGCTAACTCACAACAAGATCCATTCGGTGCCCCGGGACGCCTTTTGTTGGGGTCAAGCGAGCTCCGGTCTCAGCGAACTGGTCCAAGTGCAGTTAGAGAACAACTTGATGGACATGGGAAAGCTAGACTCGAAGGCTTTCAGATGCTTGAGGGGATTCCAGGTGGTGCATTTCTATTGA